From a region of the Tateyamaria omphalii genome:
- a CDS encoding glucan biosynthesis protein — protein MIRREFLASLAALAAAPHATWAQGEPGLQLGDATPFTPADVIDRARDMASRPYAPRPLIPEAWRNLTYDQYRKIWFDGRNALWEGTDAPQRIDVLAPGLYYPQSIRTYVVEGDQARPIKFDFDVFDTTDKFPADMPVDDTLGYSGLRLRAELRQPGIFQEYAVFQGASYFRGIGTDDIYGLSARGLALKTGDPMGEEFPDFTHFWIEQPSTGAAQIIVHALLDSPSCTGAYRFEIMPGQPLVMEVQAEVFARQTLTHLGIAPLTSMFMFDDMDTQRFDDFRPAVHDNDGLMIHNGAGEVIWRPLANPRTLQISAFGDNNPRGFGLMQRARKFSYFNDLEALYHRRPGLWVTPGEGWGRGSVALVEIPTESEIFDNIVAYWRPSADIQAGASHRMTYRLDWGSDPAPTAAMPLRVLNTAAGGRPEGGRIFTIDFEDAPHVPKDLSRIDRLVRSTAGDVTEGIIQRNPETGGPRLAFTFTPGDAPWAEFRAQLRLDGQALSEVWLYRWTT, from the coding sequence ATGATCCGACGCGAATTCCTCGCATCCCTGGCTGCGCTGGCCGCAGCCCCGCATGCCACATGGGCACAGGGCGAGCCCGGCCTGCAATTGGGCGACGCGACCCCGTTCACGCCTGCGGACGTCATCGACCGGGCGCGCGACATGGCATCGCGCCCTTACGCGCCCCGCCCGCTCATCCCTGAGGCGTGGCGGAACCTGACCTATGACCAATATCGCAAGATCTGGTTCGACGGCCGCAACGCCTTGTGGGAAGGCACAGACGCCCCCCAGCGCATTGATGTGCTCGCACCCGGTCTCTACTATCCGCAATCCATTCGAACCTATGTGGTCGAAGGCGATCAGGCGCGCCCGATCAAGTTTGATTTCGACGTGTTCGACACGACCGACAAGTTTCCGGCCGATATGCCCGTCGATGACACGCTGGGATATTCCGGCCTGCGGCTGCGCGCTGAACTGCGCCAGCCCGGTATCTTTCAGGAATACGCCGTCTTTCAGGGCGCCAGTTATTTCCGCGGCATCGGCACGGACGACATCTACGGGCTGTCCGCGCGCGGACTTGCGCTCAAAACCGGCGATCCGATGGGCGAAGAATTTCCAGACTTCACTCATTTCTGGATCGAACAGCCCAGCACGGGTGCGGCGCAAATCATCGTCCACGCTCTGCTCGACAGCCCCTCCTGCACCGGCGCCTACCGGTTCGAGATCATGCCAGGCCAACCCCTTGTCATGGAGGTGCAGGCAGAGGTCTTTGCACGCCAGACGCTCACCCATTTGGGCATCGCGCCACTGACCTCCATGTTCATGTTCGACGATATGGACACGCAGCGCTTTGACGACTTTCGCCCCGCTGTCCACGACAATGACGGGCTGATGATCCACAACGGCGCAGGCGAGGTGATCTGGCGCCCCCTCGCCAACCCCCGCACGCTTCAGATCAGCGCCTTTGGTGACAATAATCCACGCGGTTTCGGCCTCATGCAGCGGGCACGAAAATTCAGCTATTTCAATGACCTAGAGGCACTCTATCACCGCCGCCCCGGCCTTTGGGTGACACCGGGCGAGGGCTGGGGGCGCGGCTCGGTCGCGCTGGTCGAAATCCCGACCGAGAGCGAGATTTTCGACAACATCGTCGCCTATTGGCGCCCCTCTGCTGACATCCAGGCGGGCGCATCGCATCGCATGACCTACCGTCTGGACTGGGGTTCTGATCCCGCGCCCACGGCGGCCATGCCGCTGCGGGTCCTGAACACCGCTGCCGGTGGTCGGCCGGAAGGCGGGCGCATTTTTACCATTGATTTCGAGGACGCCCCGCACGTGCCCAAGGACCTTTCGAGGATCGACCGACTTGTGCGGTCTACCGCTGGTGACGTCACCGAAGGCATAATTCAGCGCAACCCCGAGACTGGTGGCCCCCGTCTGGCCTTCACATTCACTCCGGGGGACGCCCCTTGGGCCGAATTCCGCGCACAATTGCGCCTGGACGGACAAGCGTTGAGTGAAGTCTGGCTATATAGGTGGACGACATGA
- a CDS encoding OpgC family protein — protein sequence MTFADPANTPAAAPAAAPTANPVRVRDIRLDFFRGIAMFIILFAHTPGNFLTRWIPARWGFSDATEMFVFCSGMASAIAFGATFDRAGFALGTARVGYRIWQVYWAHVGLFFATAALLVYVTDLEITTRNYWGQMNLWMLFVESEHWENANILFSFMTLQWVPNLFDILPMYMVILAMMPLVIALSRVHLGLVAAFCIAMWILGQRRFMEAAGLPYLNFTAEPWVGNDDWQRRWFLNPFAWQLVFFTGFAFMRGWLPKPPVNALLIGVATVIVLANIPFSSVGVRENGGLGLDWASEWRSENRQWISKSDFGILRYIQFLALAYLAWVLAGDKGDRLRVTATHAVARIWDRVLKLILKVGQQSLAVFVVSIFVARFNGFAMDVLGRETGTVLAINAFGCGVLILTAYLAGWFKSTPWKPKVPR from the coding sequence ATGACGTTCGCCGACCCCGCAAATACCCCAGCAGCCGCGCCCGCAGCGGCCCCAACCGCCAACCCGGTGCGGGTGCGCGACATCCGCCTGGATTTCTTCCGCGGCATCGCGATGTTCATCATCCTGTTCGCCCACACGCCGGGCAACTTCCTGACGCGCTGGATCCCTGCGCGCTGGGGGTTCTCTGACGCGACAGAGATGTTCGTCTTCTGCTCGGGCATGGCCTCGGCTATCGCGTTCGGCGCCACGTTCGACAGGGCCGGCTTCGCCCTTGGCACCGCCCGCGTCGGCTACCGCATCTGGCAGGTCTACTGGGCGCATGTGGGCCTCTTCTTTGCCACGGCGGCGCTGCTTGTCTACGTCACGGACCTTGAGATCACGACGCGCAACTACTGGGGGCAGATGAACCTCTGGATGCTCTTTGTCGAAAGCGAGCATTGGGAGAACGCCAACATCCTGTTCAGCTTCATGACGCTGCAATGGGTGCCCAACCTGTTTGATATCCTGCCGATGTACATGGTGATCCTCGCGATGATGCCACTGGTCATCGCGCTGTCACGCGTACACCTCGGCCTCGTTGCCGCGTTCTGCATCGCGATGTGGATCCTCGGCCAGCGCCGGTTCATGGAGGCGGCGGGCCTGCCCTACCTGAACTTCACAGCAGAACCCTGGGTTGGCAACGACGATTGGCAACGCCGCTGGTTTCTCAACCCGTTTGCCTGGCAGCTTGTCTTTTTCACCGGCTTCGCCTTCATGCGCGGTTGGTTGCCGAAACCGCCCGTCAACGCACTGCTGATCGGCGTCGCAACAGTTATCGTACTGGCAAACATCCCCTTCTCTAGTGTCGGCGTGCGCGAAAACGGCGGCCTCGGGCTCGACTGGGCGAGCGAATGGCGCAGCGAGAACCGGCAATGGATCTCCAAATCCGACTTCGGAATACTGCGCTATATCCAGTTCCTCGCGCTTGCCTACCTGGCGTGGGTGCTTGCGGGCGACAAGGGCGACCGCCTGCGCGTCACGGCAACGCACGCCGTGGCGCGCATATGGGACAGGGTGCTCAAGCTCATTCTGAAAGTCGGCCAACAATCGCTTGCCGTTTTTGTCGTGTCGATCTTTGTGGCGCGTTTCAACGGGTTCGCCATGGATGTGCTGGGCCGCGAGACAGGAACTGTTCTCGCCATCAACGCGTTTGGCTGCGGAGTCCTGATCCTGACCGCATATCTGGCGGGCTGGTTCAAATCGACCCCGTGGAAACCAAAGGTGCCCCGCTGA
- a CDS encoding tetratricopeptide repeat protein, producing the protein MMHDICQAPVSLDDPALVKEWNGMIHAFLAHGTATPTHLGAVLSGAPHFAMGFAAKGLFSIMMGRKELWDVAHQAGKDAVAALAVAGGNTRERLWVRALGEWLDGRPSGAIAAMERVLAEHPTDTLSAKVSHAIRFILGDGVGMRRSIENVLDAHKGHALEGYVHGCHAFTLEETGDYAAAEAAGLKGLQLATDDAWGLHAVAHVYDMTARPDAGIALIENNLSAWDHCNNFRYHVWWHKALLHLDRGENDIVLALYDQQIRADKTDDYRDIANATSLLMRLELEGTQVADRWDELADFAQHRTDDGCLVFADLHYQLALGAAGRDDAQADMTARFAIDAARQGEMPARVADPGKSALAGLNAFAEGRYDAAFRDLASARPGMQTIGGSHAQRDVFERMTIDAGLRAGLYDATETLIEDRIARRAGAIDRFAATRLASIQDARRIPAQ; encoded by the coding sequence ATGATGCACGATATTTGCCAAGCGCCGGTCAGCCTCGATGACCCAGCTCTCGTTAAGGAGTGGAACGGGATGATCCACGCTTTCCTGGCCCACGGCACTGCCACACCCACGCATCTGGGCGCCGTGTTGTCCGGTGCGCCGCACTTCGCCATGGGCTTCGCGGCCAAGGGGCTGTTCTCGATCATGATGGGGCGCAAGGAGTTGTGGGATGTCGCGCACCAGGCGGGCAAGGACGCTGTGGCGGCACTGGCCGTCGCTGGTGGCAACACCCGCGAACGGCTGTGGGTCCGCGCGCTTGGTGAATGGCTTGATGGTCGCCCCTCCGGCGCCATCGCCGCGATGGAGCGTGTCTTGGCCGAACACCCGACCGACACCCTGTCGGCCAAGGTCAGCCACGCCATTCGCTTCATCCTGGGCGACGGCGTCGGTATGCGCCGCTCGATCGAAAACGTGCTCGACGCGCACAAGGGCCATGCGCTCGAAGGATATGTGCACGGCTGTCACGCCTTCACGCTTGAGGAAACAGGCGACTACGCCGCGGCCGAAGCGGCGGGGCTCAAGGGTCTGCAACTGGCAACCGACGATGCCTGGGGCTTGCATGCTGTTGCCCATGTCTATGACATGACCGCCCGGCCAGATGCCGGGATCGCGTTGATCGAAAACAACCTTTCCGCCTGGGATCACTGCAACAACTTCCGCTACCACGTCTGGTGGCACAAGGCGCTCTTGCACCTTGACCGGGGTGAAAATGACATCGTGCTGGCGCTCTACGACCAGCAGATCCGCGCGGACAAGACCGACGACTACCGCGACATCGCCAACGCCACGTCGCTCCTGATGCGGCTTGAGCTTGAGGGCACGCAAGTCGCTGACCGCTGGGACGAACTCGCCGACTTTGCACAGCACCGCACCGACGATGGCTGCCTCGTCTTTGCCGACCTGCACTACCAACTGGCACTGGGCGCGGCAGGGCGCGACGATGCGCAGGCCGACATGACGGCCCGCTTCGCCATCGACGCCGCCCGGCAGGGCGAGATGCCTGCACGGGTTGCCGATCCGGGCAAGTCGGCGCTCGCAGGCCTTAACGCCTTTGCCGAAGGGCGCTACGACGCGGCCTTCCGCGATCTCGCGTCCGCCCGGCCAGGCATGCAGACCATTGGCGGCAGCCACGCACAGCGCGACGTGTTCGAACGCATGACCATCGACGCAGGCCTGCGCGCAGGTCTGTATGACGCGACCGAAACCCTGATCGAGGACCGGATCGCCCGGCGCGCCGGGGCCATCGACCGGTTTGCCGCCACACGGCTCGCCTCAATCCAGGACGCCCGGCGCATCCCTGCACAGTGA
- a CDS encoding CaiB/BaiF CoA transferase family protein — translation MMVASETPGALDGLFVLDLSRILAGPTATQLLGDMGATVIKIENPKTGGDDTRAWGPNYARDNDGNATDLSAYFMAANRNKHSVAVDLSTEDGQNIIRKLAARADVVIENYKPGGLVKYGLDHDTMRKAHPGLVYCSISGFGQTGPNRDKPGYDLMAQGYGGIMSLTGDPDGTPTKVGVGIADVMCGMYATIGILAALRHRDRTGEGQHIDLSLVDAQMAWLINEGCNYLVSGDVPERRGNAHPNIVPYDAFATSDGHVLVAVGNDSQFVRFCDAIGAPELGADPRYATNLKRIENRVTLTQSLTPILARMTKDELLGKMHSVKVPGGPIHDVAEALNSDQAQARGTVVAVNREGVADGYVRLLANPLKFSATPVTYRRAPPRFGQDTDAVLATLDLQNTQENPD, via the coding sequence ATGATGGTCGCATCTGAGACACCTGGCGCGCTCGACGGCCTCTTTGTCCTCGACCTGTCGCGCATCCTGGCCGGTCCAACAGCCACGCAACTGTTGGGCGATATGGGCGCCACGGTCATCAAGATCGAAAACCCCAAGACCGGCGGCGACGACACGCGTGCCTGGGGGCCGAACTACGCCCGCGACAACGATGGCAACGCGACGGATCTGTCGGCGTATTTCATGGCCGCAAACCGCAATAAGCATTCCGTCGCCGTCGATCTATCGACCGAGGACGGGCAGAACATCATCCGCAAACTCGCCGCCCGCGCCGATGTGGTGATCGAAAACTACAAACCGGGTGGGCTCGTCAAATACGGCCTCGACCACGACACCATGCGCAAGGCGCATCCGGGGCTGGTCTATTGCTCCATTTCAGGGTTTGGGCAGACGGGGCCAAACCGGGATAAGCCCGGCTACGACCTGATGGCACAGGGCTATGGCGGGATCATGTCGCTCACGGGCGACCCCGATGGCACACCGACCAAGGTGGGCGTGGGCATCGCGGACGTGATGTGCGGGATGTACGCCACCATCGGCATACTGGCCGCGCTCCGCCACCGCGACCGAACCGGCGAAGGGCAGCATATCGACCTGAGCCTTGTCGACGCGCAAATGGCGTGGCTGATCAATGAAGGCTGCAATTACCTGGTTTCGGGCGACGTGCCCGAACGGCGCGGCAATGCGCATCCGAACATTGTACCATACGACGCCTTCGCCACATCGGACGGGCACGTATTGGTGGCCGTCGGCAATGACAGCCAGTTCGTGCGCTTCTGCGACGCCATCGGCGCGCCGGAATTGGGGGCCGACCCGCGGTATGCGACCAACCTGAAGCGGATCGAAAACCGCGTCACGCTCACTCAGTCCCTCACGCCCATTCTGGCGCGCATGACCAAGGACGAACTGCTTGGCAAAATGCACTCTGTAAAGGTGCCCGGCGGCCCGATCCACGACGTGGCAGAGGCACTGAATTCGGACCAGGCGCAGGCCCGCGGCACCGTCGTGGCCGTGAACCGAGAAGGTGTGGCAGACGGATACGTCCGGCTCTTGGCGAATCCGCTCAAATTTTCGGCAACGCCGGTCACATATCGCCGCGCGCCCCCCCGCTTTGGGCAGGATACGGACGCGGTTCTTGCAACATTAGACCTTCAAAACACGCAAGAAAATCCTGACTGA
- a CDS encoding thiamine pyrophosphate-binding protein codes for MKDISPASPRAADVLATRLHDAGCRFAFGMPGGEVLTIVDALQRAGIRFILCKHENAAAFMAEGAWHRTGAPGILVATVGPGALNGVNAVANAHQDRVPLIVLAGCVDADEAQTYTHQVLDQTQVFRPITKATFTLNTGAAHVIADKAVGIALEGRPGPVHIDVPISVAVTPVTPEIPARRSAAEPVVPAPATLEKMRAALALAERPVLIVGVDALNQGFDTRRQDMSAALRDFVETYSVPVITTYKAKGLMPEDHALALGGAGLSPKADKILLPLVQRADLIIGLGYDPIEMRTGWRDFYYPGIQTMIDITAEPNHHYMHQATMNVMGDCGATLAAMADGVAPRDTWTAGEIAAAQTELAKAFPSNDEWGPGAIIDTCRAALPRDALATADSGAHRILLSQMWECYEPRGLMQSSALCTMGCAIPLAMGAQVADTDRTVVSFSGDAGFLMVAGELSTAAELGLKTIFVVFVDASLALIELKQRQRQLTNAGVDFAKHDFAAIGRAFGGAGHTVTSRSELQEALTAAQSADTFTVIAAVIDRGAYDGRI; via the coding sequence ATGAAAGACATCTCTCCCGCCTCACCCCGCGCAGCCGATGTTTTGGCAACACGCCTCCATGACGCCGGGTGCCGCTTTGCCTTTGGCATGCCGGGGGGCGAGGTGCTGACCATCGTCGATGCGCTGCAACGCGCGGGCATCCGGTTCATCCTGTGCAAGCACGAAAATGCCGCCGCCTTCATGGCCGAAGGGGCGTGGCACCGCACCGGAGCGCCCGGCATTCTGGTCGCCACAGTAGGGCCGGGCGCGCTGAACGGGGTGAATGCCGTTGCAAACGCCCATCAGGACCGCGTGCCGCTGATCGTACTCGCCGGGTGTGTCGATGCGGACGAGGCGCAAACCTACACCCACCAGGTTCTGGACCAAACGCAAGTGTTCCGCCCGATCACTAAGGCCACGTTCACCCTGAACACCGGCGCGGCGCACGTGATTGCGGACAAGGCCGTGGGCATCGCGCTCGAGGGACGACCCGGCCCGGTGCATATCGACGTGCCGATCAGCGTTGCGGTGACCCCAGTGACACCTGAAATTCCGGCACGGCGTTCGGCCGCGGAACCCGTTGTTCCAGCGCCCGCGACATTGGAAAAGATGCGCGCGGCCCTTGCCCTCGCCGAACGCCCCGTTCTGATTGTCGGCGTTGACGCCCTGAACCAGGGCTTCGACACCCGCCGCCAGGACATGTCGGCAGCGCTCAGGGATTTTGTCGAAACGTACAGTGTTCCCGTCATCACAACCTACAAGGCCAAGGGCCTGATGCCTGAGGATCACGCGCTCGCGCTGGGGGGGGCGGGCCTGTCACCCAAGGCTGACAAGATCCTGCTGCCGCTCGTACAGCGCGCCGATCTGATCATAGGGCTGGGTTATGACCCGATCGAGATGCGCACCGGATGGCGCGATTTCTACTACCCCGGCATCCAGACCATGATCGACATCACGGCAGAGCCGAACCACCACTACATGCACCAGGCGACGATGAACGTGATGGGCGACTGTGGCGCAACTCTTGCGGCGATGGCCGATGGCGTCGCACCCCGCGACACCTGGACGGCGGGCGAGATTGCAGCGGCTCAAACGGAGCTGGCCAAGGCATTCCCGAGCAACGACGAATGGGGCCCCGGCGCCATCATCGACACCTGCCGCGCGGCACTGCCCCGCGACGCGCTCGCCACCGCTGACAGCGGCGCGCACCGCATTCTGCTCAGCCAGATGTGGGAATGCTACGAACCCCGCGGCCTCATGCAATCGTCGGCCCTTTGCACAATGGGCTGCGCCATCCCGCTCGCCATGGGCGCGCAGGTGGCAGACACCGACCGCACGGTCGTCAGCTTTTCCGGCGACGCGGGTTTCCTCATGGTCGCGGGCGAATTGTCGACCGCGGCTGAACTGGGTTTGAAGACCATTTTCGTGGTGTTCGTGGACGCGTCACTCGCCCTGATCGAATTGAAACAGCGCCAAAGGCAACTGACCAACGCAGGCGTGGATTTTGCCAAGCATGATTTTGCCGCCATTGGCCGCGCTTTTGGTGGTGCGGGCCACACGGTCACGTCTCGGAGCGAGCTGCAAGAGGCGCTGACCGCCGCCCAATCGGCCGACACCTTCACCGTCATCGCCGCCGTCATCGACCGGGGGGCCTATGATGGTCGCATCTGA
- a CDS encoding heavy metal translocating P-type ATPase has product MSTVLTFGLSGLHCASCVRRAEAALAGMPGAREARVNLADHSARVSGVSAPDVVRVMDAAGYPAAVQRAEVHVPGMSCASCVGRIEAAMRSVPDVVRADARLPTKTVVFETLGPDAAVYAALEAAGYPADRADPTDAPDKADAGAEDFRRFVIAGLLTLPVFLIEMGGHAFPPLHHWVMRNIGTVNSHLCQLVLTAIVLAGPGAGFFRRGFPNLIKARPDMDALVALGAGAAFAFSAFSVLAPGILPPSGVYFEAAAVIVTLILMGRWLEARAKGRTGDAVRRLLSLRPDHAERVVDGGTEQVPLAQIMVGDLLRLRPGGRVPVDGVVEEGHSHVDESMLTGEPVPVLKQTGDPITGGTVATTGSLTLRATHVGEDTVLARITTLTRDAQAARLPVEALVNRITAWFVPAVLFIAMVTFVTWWALSGLAPAVVAAVSVLIIACPCAMGLATPMSVMVGTGRAAELGVLFHKGDALQRLQDAAVVAFDKTGTLTLGTPRVHDTAVADGWSAETVLALAAGVESLSEHPIARAIVSAAPRTPTDVTAFDAVLGAGAIAYVEQQRVVVGNVDLLVREDISLDQALVAEADQWAQTGATVVHVAASNTHIAALCVRDTVRDGAKGAIASLKAQGRVVAMISGDTDAAAKHVARTLGIETVVAGVKPDQKVEALEQLRAAHGKVAFVGDGLNDAPALASADVGLAVNGATDAAIEAADVVLMSPDPAAVLRALRISAATLRNIWQNLGWAFVYNTALIPVAAGVLVPFGGPQLSPALAALAMALSSVFVVTNALRLRRKGEA; this is encoded by the coding sequence ATGAGTACCGTTTTGACCTTTGGATTGTCCGGTTTGCATTGCGCCTCGTGCGTGCGCCGGGCCGAGGCGGCGCTGGCCGGGATGCCGGGGGCGCGCGAGGCGCGCGTGAACCTGGCCGACCACAGCGCACGCGTGTCCGGCGTTTCGGCGCCCGATGTGGTGCGGGTCATGGACGCGGCGGGCTATCCTGCGGCGGTACAGCGGGCTGAGGTCCATGTGCCGGGCATGTCCTGTGCGTCCTGCGTCGGACGGATCGAGGCCGCGATGCGATCGGTGCCGGATGTGGTGCGCGCCGACGCGCGCCTGCCTACGAAAACCGTGGTGTTTGAAACGCTTGGCCCGGATGCGGCAGTGTACGCGGCCCTGGAGGCGGCCGGCTATCCGGCAGATCGTGCGGACCCCACAGACGCCCCGGACAAGGCCGACGCGGGTGCGGAGGATTTCAGGCGCTTTGTGATTGCCGGGCTGCTCACGCTGCCTGTCTTTCTGATCGAAATGGGTGGGCATGCCTTTCCACCGCTGCACCACTGGGTGATGCGCAACATTGGCACCGTAAACAGCCACCTGTGCCAGCTGGTTCTCACCGCCATTGTTCTGGCCGGGCCCGGCGCGGGGTTTTTCCGTCGCGGTTTTCCAAACCTGATCAAGGCGCGCCCGGATATGGATGCGCTGGTGGCGCTTGGCGCGGGGGCGGCATTTGCGTTTTCGGCATTCTCGGTCCTTGCTCCGGGCATCCTGCCACCATCCGGCGTGTATTTCGAAGCGGCGGCGGTCATCGTCACGCTGATCCTGATGGGCCGCTGGCTGGAGGCGCGCGCGAAAGGGCGAACAGGGGATGCGGTGCGTCGTCTGTTGTCCCTGCGCCCGGACCACGCAGAGCGCGTTGTGGACGGAGGAACAGAGCAGGTGCCGCTTGCGCAGATCATGGTCGGTGATCTGCTGCGTCTGCGGCCAGGTGGTCGTGTGCCCGTCGATGGCGTTGTTGAAGAAGGCCACAGCCATGTCGACGAAAGCATGTTGACGGGCGAGCCGGTGCCGGTTCTGAAGCAGACCGGTGATCCGATCACGGGTGGCACCGTTGCAACAACTGGCAGCCTGACCTTGCGGGCAACGCATGTGGGCGAAGACACCGTCCTCGCGCGCATCACGACCCTCACCCGGGACGCCCAGGCCGCGCGGCTTCCGGTCGAGGCGTTGGTCAACCGCATCACGGCGTGGTTTGTTCCCGCGGTTCTTTTTATTGCGATGGTGACTTTTGTGACGTGGTGGGCCCTTTCCGGATTAGCGCCAGCTGTTGTCGCCGCCGTATCCGTGCTGATCATCGCGTGCCCCTGTGCCATGGGGCTGGCCACCCCGATGTCGGTCATGGTTGGCACGGGGCGGGCGGCGGAACTTGGGGTTCTGTTTCACAAGGGGGACGCGCTACAGCGTCTGCAGGACGCGGCTGTCGTTGCCTTTGACAAGACCGGAACATTGACCCTTGGCACCCCGCGCGTGCACGACACGGCCGTTGCAGATGGCTGGAGCGCTGAGACGGTTCTGGCCCTGGCCGCAGGTGTCGAAAGCCTGTCCGAGCACCCGATCGCGCGCGCCATTGTCAGCGCGGCGCCGAGGACACCGACAGATGTGACAGCGTTTGACGCTGTTCTTGGGGCCGGTGCCATTGCGTATGTTGAGCAGCAACGCGTTGTCGTTGGCAATGTCGACCTTTTGGTCCGCGAAGACATCTCTCTGGATCAGGCGCTTGTTGCTGAGGCTGACCAATGGGCGCAAACGGGCGCAACCGTCGTGCACGTTGCCGCCAGCAATACACATATTGCAGCGCTTTGCGTCAGGGACACGGTGCGGGACGGCGCCAAAGGGGCCATCGCGTCGCTCAAGGCGCAAGGGCGCGTCGTTGCAATGATTTCAGGCGATACGGACGCAGCAGCCAAACACGTGGCCCGAACACTCGGGATCGAAACGGTCGTGGCAGGCGTGAAGCCGGATCAAAAAGTGGAGGCCCTGGAACAGTTGCGGGCAGCGCATGGCAAGGTGGCTTTTGTCGGGGATGGGCTGAACGATGCGCCCGCGCTGGCCTCCGCCGATGTGGGCCTGGCCGTGAACGGGGCCACAGATGCCGCCATCGAAGCGGCAGACGTGGTGCTGATGTCTCCGGATCCCGCTGCCGTCCTGCGCGCCTTGCGCATAAGTGCGGCGACCTTGCGCAATATCTGGCAAAATCTCGGGTGGGCTTTTGTATATAACACTGCCCTCATCCCGGTCGCGGCGGGGGTGCTGGTGCCGTTTGGCGGACCGCAACTGTCGCCCGCGCTTGCGGCACTGGCCATGGCGCTGTCGTCCGTGTTCGTCGTGACCAACGCGTTGCGCTTGCGCAGAAAGGGGGAGGCATGA
- the cueR gene encoding Cu(I)-responsive transcriptional regulator: protein MNISQAAEVTHLPAKTIRYYEDIGLISPDRGANGYRSFSDTHIHQLTFLARARALGFSVEDCRSLLALWEDRARASADVRKIAQEHLQAIETKIADLTAMRDTLSHLVQTCAGDDRPDCPILNKLSSSG from the coding sequence ATGAACATTTCGCAAGCCGCCGAAGTGACACATCTGCCAGCCAAAACAATCCGGTACTACGAAGACATCGGCCTGATCAGCCCTGACCGTGGCGCCAATGGCTACCGGTCATTCTCGGACACGCATATCCATCAACTGACATTCCTGGCACGCGCCCGCGCGCTCGGGTTCTCGGTCGAAGACTGCCGTTCGCTTCTTGCATTGTGGGAAGACCGCGCCCGCGCCAGCGCAGACGTTCGAAAAATTGCCCAGGAGCATCTCCAGGCGATCGAGACGAAAATTGCCGATCTGACGGCGATGCGCGACACTCTGAGCCACTTGGTGCAGACATGCGCAGGGGATGACAGACCGGACTGCCCTATCCTGAACAAGCTGTCTTCTTCTGGCTGA
- a CDS encoding GcrA family cell cycle regulator yields the protein MSWTDERVELLKKMWGEGQSASQIAKELGGVTRNAVIGKVHRLGLSNRAGSGGSATTAKADAKPKAAPKAKAEPKPQLKTEPAVKPAPAPETKAAVPARKQIIPAGQPLPPQPSANEISPEALAKVNEIEKKAKKISLMELTERTCKWPVGDPATDNFWFCGLPVQQGKPYCEAHVGVAFQPMSSRRDRRR from the coding sequence ATGTCCTGGACCGACGAACGCGTTGAACTCTTGAAGAAAATGTGGGGCGAAGGTCAATCGGCCAGTCAGATCGCCAAGGAGCTTGGCGGCGTCACGCGCAACGCAGTCATCGGAAAGGTGCACCGGTTGGGCCTGTCGAACCGCGCGGGCAGCGGTGGCAGCGCAACGACCGCGAAAGCAGACGCAAAGCCAAAGGCCGCTCCCAAGGCCAAGGCAGAGCCGAAACCGCAACTCAAGACGGAACCGGCGGTCAAACCTGCCCCCGCGCCGGAAACCAAGGCGGCCGTTCCGGCCCGCAAGCAAATCATCCCGGCAGGCCAGCCCCTGCCGCCGCAACCGTCGGCGAATGAAATCAGCCCCGAGGCGCTCGCCAAGGTCAATGAGATCGAGAAAAAGGCCAAAAAGATCAGCCTGATGGAACTGACCGAGCGGACCTGTAAGTGGCCCGTAGGTGATCCCGCAACAGACAATTTCTGGTTCTGCGGTCTGCCGGTGCAACAGGGCAAACCCTATTGCGAGGCACATGTGGGCGTGGCCTTCCAGCCCATGTCGTCGCGCCGCGACCGTCGGCGCTGA